Proteins from a single region of Runella sp. SP2:
- a CDS encoding SUF system Fe-S cluster assembly protein, which translates to MSEAELKEEVVKAIKQVYDPEIPVDVWELGLIYDLKIFPVNNVYVEMTLTSPSCPSAGTIPVEVEQKIREIEGINDVSVELTWDPPYSQDMMSDEAKLELGFM; encoded by the coding sequence ATGTCTGAAGCAGAACTGAAAGAAGAAGTCGTCAAAGCCATCAAGCAAGTATATGACCCCGAAATCCCCGTGGACGTGTGGGAACTTGGCTTGATTTATGACCTTAAAATATTCCCTGTCAATAATGTTTATGTCGAAATGACCCTCACATCGCCATCGTGCCCTTCAGCAGGTACAATCCCTGTTGAAGTAGAACAAAAAATTCGCGAAATTGAGGGAATCAACGATGTTAGCGTTGAGCTGACTTGGGATCCGCCGTACTCGCAAGATATGATGAGCGACGAAGCCAAACTTGAACTTGGTTTTATGTAG
- a CDS encoding BrxA/BrxB family bacilliredoxin, with product MYPPHLVAPMRAQLTDNGFTSLETAEAVDQFMANAKGTTLVVVNSVCGCAAGAARPGVLGALHYSDVKPDNLVTVFAGADIEATAKMREYCLPYPPSSPAIAIFKDDELVHFIERHHIEGRNAQMIGEHLITAFEEFCGEKA from the coding sequence ATGTATCCTCCACATTTAGTAGCTCCAATGCGGGCTCAATTGACCGATAACGGTTTTACTAGCCTAGAAACGGCTGAAGCAGTGGATCAATTTATGGCAAATGCCAAAGGAACTACCCTCGTCGTAGTAAACTCGGTGTGCGGTTGTGCGGCTGGTGCAGCCCGTCCAGGCGTGTTGGGGGCGTTGCATTACAGCGATGTGAAACCTGATAACTTGGTAACGGTTTTTGCGGGTGCTGACATCGAAGCTACTGCTAAAATGCGCGAGTATTGCTTGCCTTATCCTCCGTCATCGCCAGCGATTGCGATTTTTAAAGACGATGAATTGGTGCACTTTATTGAGCGCCACCACATCGAAGGACGCAATGCTCAAATGATTGGCGAACACCTCATTACTGCTTTTGAAGAGTTCTGCGGCGAAAAAGCTTAA
- a CDS encoding VWA domain-containing protein, with protein MIGHRFSEFKLSEESGKNKFDELLNIFQQLLLMTSGDVSQAMSWMNQLDRQYKLTDDQYGIGDFFDDLKRKGYITEENEEGQVMMTPKSERSIRKSALEEIFGKLKRSKSGGNHRTPYTGVGDELSSDVRNFQFGDSLEQISMTESIKNAQINHGAEDFYLLENDLEVVDKEQKTSTATVLMIDISHSMILYGEDRITPAKKVALAMAELIKTKYPKDMLDIIVFGNDAWQIQIKDLPYLEVGPYHTNTVAGLELAMDLLRRRKTKNKQIFMITDGKPTCLKEGIKYYKNSFGLDRKIVSKTLTLAAQCRRLEIPITTFMIASDPYLKQFVQEFTRVNNGRAYYSNLKGLGGFVLEDFQRNRRKNLK; from the coding sequence ATGATAGGTCATCGCTTTTCTGAATTTAAACTGTCTGAGGAATCAGGGAAAAACAAATTTGACGAGTTGTTGAACATTTTTCAACAATTGCTTTTGATGACTTCGGGCGATGTGTCGCAGGCGATGTCGTGGATGAATCAGTTGGATCGTCAATACAAACTGACGGATGACCAATACGGAATTGGTGATTTTTTCGACGATTTGAAACGCAAAGGCTACATTACCGAAGAAAACGAAGAGGGGCAAGTAATGATGACGCCCAAAAGCGAGCGGAGTATTCGTAAAAGTGCCCTTGAAGAGATCTTTGGAAAGCTCAAACGTTCTAAGTCGGGGGGCAATCACCGTACACCTTATACGGGTGTGGGAGATGAGCTTAGTAGCGATGTTCGTAATTTTCAATTTGGGGATTCGTTGGAACAAATTTCGATGACGGAGTCCATCAAAAATGCGCAAATCAACCACGGTGCCGAAGATTTCTATTTGTTAGAAAATGATTTGGAGGTCGTTGATAAAGAGCAGAAAACTAGCACGGCTACGGTGCTAATGATTGACATTAGTCACTCTATGATTTTGTACGGGGAAGACCGTATTACCCCTGCCAAAAAAGTAGCGTTGGCGATGGCGGAGTTGATTAAGACCAAGTATCCCAAAGATATGCTCGACATCATCGTTTTTGGAAACGATGCGTGGCAAATTCAAATCAAAGACTTACCGTATTTGGAAGTAGGGCCTTACCATACCAATACGGTTGCGGGACTTGAATTGGCGATGGATTTGCTGCGTCGTCGCAAGACCAAAAACAAGCAGATATTCATGATTACCGACGGAAAACCTACTTGTTTGAAGGAAGGAATAAAGTACTATAAAAATAGCTTTGGCCTCGACCGCAAGATTGTAAGCAAAACGCTTACGTTGGCTGCGCAATGCCGTCGATTGGAGATTCCGATTACAACCTTTATGATTGCGTCGGATCCTTATTTGAAGCAATTTGTGCAGGAGTTTACGCGGGTCAACAACGGTAGGGCGTATTACAGCAATCTCAAAGGCTTGGGCGGTTTTGTGCTTGAAGATTTTCAACGTAACCGTCGTAAAAACTTAAAATAG
- a CDS encoding multiheme c-type cytochrome, with the protein MSSKKLFYLSLVVFVGIVAYQVYLKATEKEVKPLTKTWEKAVPHQQVPKGLASLSAKQCGACHQAHYEEWQYSTHSHAWTDKQFQAELKKESSPYLCINCHIPLQNQQEYIVSGLIDGDIYQPVKQKNPHFDRELQQEGINCASCHVRDNVVIGTTGTVKAPHATKKDPQFLSEKLCISCHNASAVVTPTLVCTFETGDEWKKGPFYGKKTCISCHMEPVEREVVTGYGKRLSHLHYFAGSGIPKEKGAKTKGLNGLSFTTSKLATTYKVGEELDYQLTLKNEFAGHRLPTGDPERYYAILLELVNAENKVIASKSDRIGEKWEWWPAAKKLSDNNLNPGEERSFVLKQTLKSSQSLTLRAKVTKHRLNQESATYNKLDSSYPLSITVFEKEYKVLVK; encoded by the coding sequence GTGTCCTCAAAAAAACTCTTTTACCTTTCTCTTGTCGTTTTTGTGGGCATAGTGGCGTATCAAGTCTATTTGAAAGCCACGGAAAAAGAAGTAAAACCGCTGACCAAAACGTGGGAAAAGGCGGTGCCACATCAGCAAGTTCCAAAAGGATTAGCTTCTTTGAGTGCCAAACAGTGCGGAGCTTGCCATCAGGCGCATTACGAAGAATGGCAGTATTCGACGCACTCACACGCGTGGACGGATAAACAGTTTCAGGCGGAACTCAAAAAGGAATCGAGTCCTTATCTGTGCATCAACTGCCATATTCCGCTGCAAAATCAGCAGGAATACATCGTTTCGGGTCTTATCGACGGGGATATTTACCAGCCTGTAAAACAGAAAAACCCACATTTTGACCGTGAACTTCAACAAGAAGGCATCAATTGTGCGAGTTGCCACGTGAGGGATAACGTGGTGATTGGCACAACGGGCACGGTCAAAGCCCCGCACGCCACTAAAAAAGACCCCCAATTTTTATCAGAAAAACTCTGTATTTCGTGCCACAATGCCAGCGCCGTCGTAACGCCAACGCTCGTTTGTACTTTTGAAACGGGCGATGAATGGAAAAAAGGGCCTTTTTATGGCAAAAAAACGTGCATTAGCTGCCACATGGAGCCCGTAGAAAGAGAAGTTGTAACAGGCTATGGCAAGCGGCTAAGTCATTTACACTACTTTGCTGGTTCGGGCATACCGAAAGAGAAAGGCGCTAAAACCAAGGGGCTGAATGGGTTGTCGTTTACGACTTCAAAATTGGCTACTACTTACAAGGTCGGGGAGGAACTTGACTACCAATTGACGTTGAAAAATGAATTTGCAGGGCACCGCCTTCCAACGGGTGACCCCGAACGTTACTACGCAATTTTGTTGGAACTCGTAAATGCTGAAAACAAGGTTATTGCTTCAAAATCCGACCGAATCGGAGAGAAATGGGAGTGGTGGCCCGCTGCAAAAAAACTTTCAGACAACAACCTAAACCCTGGTGAAGAACGCTCTTTTGTGTTGAAACAGACATTGAAAAGTTCTCAATCGTTGACACTCCGCGCCAAAGTGACCAAACACCGCCTCAACCAAGAATCAGCTACCTACAACAAACTAGACAGCAGCTATCCGTTGTCGATAACGGTGTTTGAGAAAGAGTATAAAGTTTTGGTGAAGTAA
- a CDS encoding cold-shock protein, producing METGTVKWFNDAKGVGFIVREHGLDVFVHHSSIIAEGFRTLNEGDRVQFNVEEGPKGLIAKNVKRI from the coding sequence ATGGAAACAGGAACAGTCAAATGGTTCAACGATGCAAAAGGAGTCGGGTTTATTGTCCGCGAACATGGACTTGATGTATTTGTACACCACTCAAGTATTATTGCCGAAGGGTTCAGAACCCTCAACGAAGGTGATAGAGTACAATTTAACGTAGAAGAGGGTCCCAAAGGCTTAATTGCGAAAAATGTGAAGAGAATTTAA
- a CDS encoding GNAT family N-acetyltransferase, whose translation MNLSHISIRTAFRPEEDTAAVAKLHDEVYRDGFSFSGAAFNRYVEKGLQEFAQQFDTSKNAVWLCEYQDEVIGSLFLMNRGNSAQLRYFLLKKEFRGLGLGKKLMAQFFDFLQKANYASCYLWTVKGLEEAASLYLSYGFQRSQEVESTALGVSLIEQKYEIQLPHIETASFIDAQELRDLSEQTFIDTYAVYNTPENMEKHISEKFNLKQIQAELEDTSVQYLLLKKAGQLIGFTKLIKNHAPKELSSENVIEIERFYVDKAFHGQNLGKHLMQSNLDWCKKSGFETVWLGVWEENARALQFYTKMGFEKIGEHVFVLGTEVQNDYVMAFKL comes from the coding sequence ATGAATTTATCGCACATCAGCATTCGTACTGCTTTTCGACCAGAAGAAGATACCGCTGCGGTTGCAAAACTTCACGACGAGGTTTATCGAGATGGGTTTAGCTTCAGTGGCGCAGCTTTTAATCGGTATGTCGAGAAGGGGCTACAAGAATTTGCCCAACAATTCGATACCTCCAAAAATGCGGTTTGGTTGTGTGAGTATCAAGACGAAGTGATAGGAAGTCTTTTTTTAATGAACCGTGGAAACAGTGCACAATTGCGGTATTTTCTTCTAAAAAAGGAATTTCGCGGGCTCGGTTTGGGGAAAAAATTGATGGCGCAATTCTTCGATTTTTTACAAAAAGCCAACTATGCTTCTTGTTATTTGTGGACGGTTAAAGGCTTAGAAGAGGCCGCTTCGCTTTACCTTTCTTACGGGTTTCAACGCAGTCAAGAGGTAGAAAGCACAGCTTTGGGGGTTTCGTTGATTGAACAAAAATACGAAATTCAATTGCCCCATATTGAGACTGCTTCGTTTATCGATGCGCAAGAATTAAGGGATTTAAGTGAGCAAACGTTTATAGATACCTACGCCGTTTATAACACGCCAGAAAACATGGAAAAGCACATTTCCGAGAAGTTTAACCTGAAACAAATTCAGGCTGAACTCGAAGACACTTCCGTTCAATACTTACTTCTGAAAAAAGCAGGACAACTCATTGGCTTTACCAAATTGATTAAAAATCATGCGCCGAAAGAATTGTCGTCGGAAAATGTCATTGAAATTGAGCGATTTTACGTTGACAAAGCCTTCCACGGACAAAACCTTGGGAAGCATTTAATGCAATCGAACCTTGATTGGTGCAAAAAATCGGGATTTGAAACCGTTTGGCTAGGTGTTTGGGAAGAAAACGCCCGCGCGTTACAGTTTTACACCAAAATGGGATTTGAAAAAATAGGCGAGCACGTTTTTGTACTTGGCACCGAAGTGCAGAATGATTATGTAATGGCTTTCAAATTATAA
- a CDS encoding GNAT family N-acetyltransferase translates to MIQILEYQSVYEEPIIDLILDIQQIEFKVPITLEDQPDLLIIPEFYCKNAGNFWVATTIDGTLVGTIALIDIGNNMGAIRKMFVHQDYRGKAFGVASRLLSTLTKHCDLHNIDRLYLGTNPRLQAAMRFYEKNGFAQVPVEELPIEFPRMAVDSVFYQKNLN, encoded by the coding sequence ATGATACAAATTTTGGAGTACCAATCCGTCTATGAAGAACCCATTATTGACTTAATTTTAGACATTCAACAGATTGAATTTAAAGTTCCTATCACCCTCGAAGACCAGCCCGATTTGTTGATTATCCCTGAGTTTTATTGCAAAAATGCGGGTAATTTTTGGGTAGCAACCACCATTGATGGTACATTAGTAGGCACAATCGCCCTCATCGACATTGGCAACAACATGGGCGCTATTCGCAAGATGTTTGTCCACCAAGACTATCGCGGAAAAGCTTTTGGGGTAGCTTCTCGATTACTTTCTACGCTTACAAAGCACTGTGATTTACATAACATTGATCGATTATATTTGGGGACTAACCCTCGTTTACAGGCTGCAATGCGCTTTTACGAAAAAAATGGTTTTGCCCAAGTACCAGTTGAAGAATTACCCATTGAGTTTCCACGTATGGCCGTTGACAGTGTCTTTTACCAGAAAAATCTTAACTAA
- a CDS encoding LysR family transcriptional regulator, producing MDFRQLNYFLGVAEELHFSRAAEKLFIVQPALSRHIQQLEEELGVVLFERDKRNVKLTPAGSYFRDEISRMQLQLRNIIEQTQRIHGGSIGTIRMGHPGSALYSILPEVLSMMYLRFPDVKVQLTEIAEVELIAALSSHEIDVGFTREISTDAQFTTQLLFEEHFALVVPTDHWLNESTFTGIEQCLESGFILPKIEMDVNYGKLLNNVFEQGGFRPKVVYHSNYGATILRLVEKKLGLSVLPISYRQGSSALGVRFIKLPNLTQLYLIWRSEDTNPVLPHIREIAHEAVGHLSFDQF from the coding sequence ATGGATTTTCGCCAACTGAATTATTTTTTGGGGGTTGCAGAGGAGTTACATTTTTCTCGGGCTGCCGAGAAACTTTTTATCGTTCAACCTGCACTCAGCCGTCATATTCAGCAATTGGAAGAGGAGTTGGGAGTTGTTTTGTTTGAGCGTGACAAACGTAACGTAAAGTTGACGCCTGCGGGAAGCTATTTTCGGGATGAAATCAGCCGAATGCAGCTTCAATTGAGGAATATCATTGAACAAACCCAACGTATTCACGGTGGTTCGATAGGAACTATACGTATGGGACACCCAGGTTCGGCGCTTTATTCCATTCTTCCCGAAGTGTTGTCGATGATGTACCTACGATTTCCCGATGTGAAAGTCCAACTTACGGAAATTGCTGAAGTTGAGCTTATTGCAGCTTTGTCGAGCCACGAAATTGACGTGGGCTTTACCCGTGAAATTTCTACAGATGCGCAGTTTACGACACAATTATTGTTTGAAGAACATTTTGCCTTGGTTGTTCCAACCGATCATTGGTTGAATGAATCTACCTTTACGGGTATTGAGCAGTGTTTAGAATCAGGTTTCATTTTGCCCAAAATCGAGATGGATGTCAACTACGGGAAGTTGTTGAACAACGTGTTTGAACAAGGCGGTTTTCGGCCAAAAGTAGTTTATCACTCCAATTACGGAGCTACGATTTTGCGGTTGGTGGAGAAGAAACTCGGTTTGTCGGTGCTTCCAATTTCGTATCGTCAGGGTTCTTCGGCGTTGGGTGTACGCTTTATTAAATTACCAAATCTTACCCAATTATACTTAATTTGGCGTTCCGAAGATACCAACCCCGTGCTGCCACACATTCGCGAAATTGCGCACGAAGCCGTAGGACATTTATCGTTTGACCAGTTTTAA
- a CDS encoding GNAT family N-acetyltransferase, with translation MEIRKSTLEDLSRIQQLYKTVARRSGGIARKEHEILESYIYNFLSKSLANGCSMVAEEAGEIVAEVHTYSLGIECFTHLFGDTTICVHPDYQGKGVGKRLFTALLEYVQTERKDILRVELHARESNPTAIELYKKIGFKIEGRAEGRVLDPDGSIVADVPMGWLNPNFQRS, from the coding sequence ATGGAGATTAGAAAATCAACATTAGAGGATTTGAGCCGAATCCAGCAATTGTACAAAACCGTCGCGCGGCGCTCGGGAGGGATTGCCCGCAAAGAACACGAGATTTTAGAAAGCTATATTTATAATTTTCTGAGTAAAAGCTTAGCCAATGGTTGTTCAATGGTGGCCGAAGAGGCGGGTGAGATTGTGGCCGAAGTCCACACCTATTCATTGGGTATTGAGTGTTTTACACATTTGTTTGGAGATACAACCATTTGCGTACACCCTGATTACCAAGGAAAAGGTGTGGGAAAGAGGTTGTTTACGGCTTTGTTGGAATACGTTCAAACGGAAAGAAAAGACATACTACGGGTGGAACTTCATGCGCGCGAGAGTAACCCAACGGCGATTGAACTGTATAAAAAAATAGGATTTAAAATTGAAGGTAGGGCAGAAGGAAGAGTGCTCGACCCCGATGGAAGCATCGTAGCAGATGTCCCGATGGGTTGGTTAAATCCTAATTTTCAACGTTCTTAA
- a CDS encoding dihydrolipoamide acetyltransferase family protein — protein MAIVEMVMPRMGESVMECTIISILKKVGDRVEADDSVMEVATDKVDTEVPTPYGGVIAEILVKEGDVVPVGNAIIRIETNGSVAVPVAEESQEVQTLEREIETVTQSLVANVQHSSSTHTSSEAVSTRFYSPLVQTIAKMEGVSLQELEQIAGTGAENRVTKKDILDYLASRNSSPQSMGGSPQSMVDSQQANPKPETANPKHETSKGIEVVPMDRMRKMIAERMVESKRISPHVSSFVETDMTNIVLWRNQIKDEFKRQTGEGLTFTPLLIEAVVKAIKDFPLINISVEGDTILKKRDINVGMAVALPSGNLIVPVIHNADQYSLIGLAKKVNDLANRARQNKLTADDLAGGTYTVSNIGTFGNIMGTPIILQPQVAIMAFGAIQKRPVVIETPQGDVIGIRSMMYISHSYDHRVVDGALGGMFVKRVSDYLSEFDLNRKLF, from the coding sequence ATGGCAATAGTAGAAATGGTGATGCCTCGTATGGGTGAGAGCGTCATGGAGTGTACCATCATTAGTATCTTAAAAAAAGTAGGCGACCGCGTCGAAGCCGACGATTCGGTGATGGAAGTGGCTACGGATAAAGTGGATACGGAAGTTCCTACTCCTTACGGTGGCGTCATTGCAGAAATTTTAGTAAAAGAGGGCGATGTCGTTCCTGTAGGAAATGCCATTATTCGGATTGAAACCAATGGTTCGGTGGCAGTTCCCGTGGCTGAGGAGTCGCAAGAAGTACAAACCCTTGAAAGAGAAATCGAAACGGTTACTCAGTCGTTGGTAGCCAATGTCCAGCATTCCTCTTCAACGCATACAAGTAGCGAGGCAGTAAGTACCCGGTTTTATTCCCCTTTGGTACAAACCATCGCTAAAATGGAGGGCGTTTCCCTCCAAGAACTCGAACAAATCGCAGGAACGGGAGCAGAAAATCGCGTCACCAAAAAGGATATTTTGGACTATTTAGCCAGCCGTAATTCTAGTCCACAGTCCATGGGGGGCAGTCCACAGTCCATGGTCGATAGTCAACAGGCAAACCCGAAACCCGAAACAGCAAACCCAAAACACGAAACTTCAAAAGGAATTGAAGTAGTGCCGATGGACCGAATGCGGAAGATGATCGCGGAACGAATGGTGGAATCGAAGCGAATTTCTCCGCACGTTTCTTCTTTTGTAGAAACCGACATGACCAATATCGTGCTTTGGCGCAATCAAATTAAGGATGAATTTAAACGCCAAACGGGCGAAGGATTGACCTTTACCCCACTTTTGATTGAAGCGGTTGTAAAAGCCATCAAAGATTTTCCTTTAATTAATATTTCGGTAGAAGGCGATACCATTCTCAAAAAGCGAGACATCAACGTCGGGATGGCCGTTGCTTTACCAAGTGGCAACCTCATTGTCCCCGTTATTCACAACGCTGACCAATACAGTTTGATTGGACTCGCCAAGAAGGTCAATGATTTGGCTAACCGTGCTCGTCAGAACAAACTGACCGCCGACGACCTTGCGGGAGGCACTTATACGGTTTCAAACATTGGCACGTTTGGAAACATCATGGGAACGCCCATCATTCTCCAACCCCAAGTAGCCATCATGGCGTTTGGAGCCATCCAGAAACGCCCCGTGGTCATCGAAACTCCCCAAGGCGATGTCATTGGTATTCGTAGCATGATGTACATTTCTCACTCGTACGACCACCGCGTGGTAGATGGTGCGTTGGGAGGAATGTTTGTCAAACGCGTAAGCGACTACCTTTCTGAGTTTGACTTGAATCGGAAGTTGTTCTAA
- a CDS encoding competence/damage-inducible protein A has protein sequence MVRAEVITIGDEILFGQITDTNTQWIGTELTNIGIRPIRKSSVGDTEAAILEVLAEAEARADVILITGGLGPTKDDITKTTMCKYFDTELVINEHALEIITSFFVKRGRPMTELNRQQAALPKACTYIPNYWGTAPGMWFERNGKVFISMPGVPFEMKNLMSNAILPKLKEFFETPVIQHKMMRTVGIGESFLAERIEAWEDALPPHIRLAYLPSFGQVKLRLTATGTDAEQLKAENQAQVDKVLPLIQEFVFGFDNDEMETVVGRLLKERGETVATAESCTGGYVSHLLTKIPGSSQYFMGGIVSYSNEVKVNQLGVKPETLAEFGAVSEATVIEMSEGVRQRLGTTYGIAASGIAGPDGGSDEKPVGTIWIACAGPSGTVTQKLQLGKFREQNIQYTGIYLLNVLRKQILANR, from the coding sequence ATGGTCAGAGCAGAAGTAATCACGATTGGCGACGAAATATTGTTTGGACAAATCACAGATACCAACACCCAATGGATAGGCACCGAACTTACCAATATTGGCATACGGCCCATCCGAAAGTCATCGGTGGGTGATACCGAAGCCGCCATTTTGGAAGTGTTGGCCGAAGCCGAAGCCAGGGCAGATGTTATCCTAATTACTGGAGGTTTGGGGCCTACCAAAGACGACATTACGAAAACAACGATGTGCAAATACTTTGATACGGAGCTGGTTATCAATGAACATGCTTTGGAAATCATCACGTCGTTTTTTGTAAAACGGGGTCGCCCCATGACTGAGCTCAATCGGCAACAAGCGGCATTACCCAAAGCTTGTACCTACATTCCCAACTACTGGGGAACAGCCCCAGGCATGTGGTTTGAGCGCAACGGCAAGGTTTTCATTTCGATGCCAGGGGTTCCGTTTGAGATGAAAAACCTCATGTCCAACGCCATTTTACCCAAGCTCAAGGAGTTTTTTGAAACGCCCGTCATTCAGCATAAAATGATGCGTACGGTGGGCATTGGGGAGTCGTTTTTGGCCGAACGCATCGAAGCGTGGGAAGATGCGCTTCCACCGCATATTCGTTTAGCTTACTTGCCTAGCTTTGGCCAAGTAAAGTTGCGCCTCACGGCCACAGGTACCGATGCCGAGCAGCTCAAAGCTGAAAATCAAGCACAAGTGGACAAGGTGCTTCCCTTGATTCAAGAATTCGTTTTTGGGTTTGACAACGACGAAATGGAAACGGTCGTTGGCCGTTTATTGAAGGAACGAGGTGAAACGGTTGCCACTGCCGAGAGTTGCACGGGAGGATATGTATCCCACTTACTTACCAAAATCCCTGGCTCGTCCCAGTATTTTATGGGGGGAATCGTGAGTTATAGCAACGAAGTTAAAGTAAACCAATTGGGGGTAAAACCAGAAACACTGGCCGAGTTTGGCGCCGTAAGCGAAGCCACTGTTATTGAAATGTCGGAAGGAGTTCGTCAGCGTTTGGGAACGACCTACGGCATAGCCGCAAGTGGTATTGCAGGGCCAGACGGTGGCTCAGACGAAAAACCCGTAGGTACCATCTGGATTGCTTGTGCAGGTCCTTCGGGTACCGTAACCCAAAAATTACAACTTGGTAAATTCCGTGAACAGAATATCCAATACACGGGGATTTACCTTTTGAATGTACTTAGAAAACAGATTTTGGCGAATCGATAA
- a CDS encoding DUF4197 domain-containing protein yields MKSIISVCAAFVLGTSVYAQDQPKKKSTFGDLLKKAETAITDVTKGGTSLTNDEIVQGLKEALTVGISNGSAQASAVDGYYKNTLIRIPFPSDIQRVETTLRKAGLGNEVDRFLLSLNRAAEDAAKKSKPIFVKAITSMSIQDALGILKGDSTAATSYLKRTTSTDLYKQFYPVVDSTLKLNNTTKYYADLITAYNKIPLVKKINPDLKQYATQKAVDGLYVLIAQEERKIRKDPVARATELLKKVFGQQ; encoded by the coding sequence ATGAAATCTATTATTAGCGTTTGTGCGGCTTTTGTACTCGGAACGAGTGTGTATGCCCAAGATCAGCCCAAGAAAAAAAGTACGTTTGGGGATTTGTTAAAAAAAGCCGAAACGGCCATCACCGACGTAACAAAAGGAGGTACAAGCCTGACCAACGATGAAATTGTCCAAGGACTCAAAGAGGCCCTAACGGTTGGAATTTCAAACGGTTCGGCGCAAGCCTCTGCCGTGGATGGTTATTACAAAAATACCCTTATCAGGATTCCATTCCCTTCTGATATTCAAAGAGTTGAGACGACTTTGCGAAAAGCTGGTTTAGGAAATGAGGTAGATCGTTTTTTGTTGTCGCTTAATCGCGCGGCTGAGGATGCCGCCAAGAAATCTAAACCTATTTTTGTGAAGGCCATCACGTCGATGAGTATTCAGGATGCCTTGGGGATTTTGAAGGGGGATTCGACGGCTGCTACAAGTTATTTGAAACGCACTACAAGCACCGATTTGTACAAGCAGTTTTATCCCGTGGTTGACAGTACACTAAAACTCAACAATACCACCAAATACTACGCGGATTTGATTACGGCTTACAATAAAATTCCTCTGGTCAAAAAAATCAATCCTGATTTGAAACAGTACGCTACTCAAAAAGCCGTCGATGGTCTCTATGTACTAATTGCCCAAGAAGAACGTAAAATCCGTAAAGACCCCGTTGCCCGTGCTACCGAATTGTTGAAAAAAGTTTTTGGACAGCAGTAG